The following proteins are encoded in a genomic region of Streptococcus cristatus AS 1.3089:
- a CDS encoding ABC transporter permease, with the protein MSKKMQQIAVPLISVLLGILLGAIVMAIFGYDAIWGYESLFKTAFGSLKSLGEISRAMGPLVLIGLGFAVASRAGFFNVGLPGQALAGWIMAGWFALSFPDLPRPLMLLATVVIAAVAGGIIGAIPGILRAYLGTSEVIVTIMMNYIVLFVGNAFIRSFPKSVMQSVDSSKRVGANAIYQTEWLRSLTANSRMNIGIFFALIAVVLIWYMLKKTTLGFEIRAVGLNPNASEYAGMSSKRTIILSMIISGALAGLGGVVEGLGTYQNVFVQGSSLSVGFNGMAVSLLAANSPIGILFAAFLFAVLSVGAPGMNVAQIPTELVNIVTASIIFFVSAHYLIERLTGKTVFELFKNNKQEVDKVKGGN; encoded by the coding sequence ATGTCTAAGAAAATGCAGCAGATTGCAGTTCCCTTAATCTCAGTTCTTTTAGGGATTTTATTGGGAGCGATTGTCATGGCTATCTTTGGCTATGATGCCATCTGGGGATATGAATCCCTCTTTAAAACAGCTTTCGGTTCTTTGAAAAGTCTAGGTGAAATTTCTCGGGCAATGGGTCCTTTGGTTCTCATTGGTTTGGGATTTGCCGTGGCTAGCCGGGCTGGATTCTTTAACGTCGGACTTCCAGGACAGGCCTTGGCCGGTTGGATTATGGCTGGTTGGTTTGCCCTTTCCTTCCCTGACCTACCTCGCCCACTGATGTTGCTAGCAACTGTAGTCATTGCTGCAGTAGCTGGCGGGATTATTGGTGCTATTCCAGGGATTCTACGGGCCTATTTAGGAACAAGTGAAGTCATCGTTACGATTATGATGAACTATATCGTCCTCTTCGTTGGAAATGCCTTTATCCGCAGCTTTCCAAAATCTGTGATGCAGAGTGTTGACTCTAGTAAGCGTGTCGGTGCCAATGCGATTTATCAAACAGAATGGTTGAGAAGTCTGACAGCCAACTCTCGGATGAATATCGGTATTTTCTTTGCCTTGATTGCAGTCGTACTAATCTGGTATATGTTGAAGAAAACAACGCTTGGTTTTGAAATCCGTGCTGTAGGTCTTAACCCAAATGCATCTGAGTATGCAGGTATGTCTTCTAAACGAACCATTATCTTGTCCATGATTATTTCTGGCGCTCTTGCAGGACTTGGAGGAGTAGTAGAAGGACTTGGAACTTATCAGAATGTCTTTGTTCAAGGAAGTTCCTTGAGTGTTGGTTTCAATGGTATGGCGGTAAGTCTCTTGGCTGCCAACTCTCCAATTGGAATCCTCTTTGCAGCCTTTCTCTTTGCGGTTCTGAGTGTTGGTGCTCCAGGTATGAACGTGGCTCAGATTCCGACAGAATTGGTCAATATTGTGACAGCTTCGATTATCTTCTTTGTTAGCGCCCATTACTTGATTGAGCGTCTGACTGGTAAGACAGTTTTTGAATTGTTTAAAAATAATAAACAAGAAGTTGACAAAGTGAAGGGAGGAAACTAG
- a CDS encoding ABC transporter permease: MSIVTILGLLVSSMLIYAAPLIFTSIGGAYSEHAGVVNVGLEGIMVMGAFTGVLFNLTFESSFGSLTPWLSLIAAGLVGVLFSLIHAVATINFRADHVVSGTVLNLLAPALAVFLVKAIYNKGQTDNIQRSFGKFDFPILSDIPVIGEIFFKHTSLMGYLAVAFSFLAWFIMFKTKFGLRLRSVGEHPQAADTLGINVYLMRYCGVMISGLLGGIGGAIYAQSISVNFAVTTIVGPGFIALAAMIFGKWSPIGAMLASLFFGASQSLAVIGNQLPLLSKVPTVYLQIAPYVLTIVVLAAFFGKAVAPKADGINYIKSK; encoded by the coding sequence ATGAGTATTGTAACGATATTAGGTTTATTAGTATCATCTATGCTGATTTATGCGGCTCCCTTGATTTTCACAAGTATCGGTGGAGCTTATTCAGAGCATGCTGGAGTCGTCAATGTCGGCTTGGAAGGGATCATGGTAATGGGAGCATTTACAGGCGTTCTCTTTAACCTGACTTTCGAAAGTAGTTTTGGCAGCTTGACTCCATGGCTCTCCTTGATTGCTGCTGGTTTAGTCGGAGTGCTCTTCTCCCTTATCCATGCTGTAGCAACCATTAACTTCCGCGCAGACCACGTTGTCAGTGGTACGGTTCTAAACTTGCTAGCACCAGCCTTGGCAGTCTTTCTTGTAAAAGCTATCTATAACAAGGGACAAACAGACAATATTCAGCGTTCATTTGGTAAATTTGATTTTCCTATTTTATCTGATATTCCAGTTATAGGAGAAATTTTCTTCAAACACACAAGTTTGATGGGATATTTGGCTGTTGCCTTCTCTTTCCTCGCTTGGTTTATCATGTTTAAGACAAAATTCGGACTTCGTCTTCGCTCAGTAGGAGAGCATCCGCAGGCAGCAGATACACTTGGAATCAATGTTTACCTCATGCGTTATTGCGGTGTCATGATTTCTGGTTTGCTCGGCGGTATTGGTGGAGCTATTTATGCTCAGTCAATCTCTGTTAACTTTGCTGTCACAACTATCGTAGGTCCAGGTTTCATCGCCTTGGCAGCTATGATTTTTGGTAAATGGAGTCCTATCGGCGCTATGTTGGCAAGTCTCTTCTTTGGAGCTTCTCAAAGTTTGGCCGTTATCGGAAACCAGTTGCCTCTTCTTTCAAAAGTGCCAACAGTTTATCTGCAGATTGCACCATATGTCTTGACGATTGTGGTTCTTGCAGCCTTCTTTGGTAAAGCTGTTGCTCCGAAAGCAGACGGTATCAACTATATCAAGTCTAAATGA
- a CDS encoding polysaccharide deacetylase family protein, whose translation MTDKHIGRRMQRHKAKKKAFLFSIINLFLLLALIVGGIYLWKTQFSPSKQSSSGNQTVQSSSKSDTSATNEETSKIKWVKQDEPVKIPILMYHAIHVMDPSEAANAGLIVDPTTFESHLQALKEAGYYTLTPDEAYKALTENVLPKNKKVVWLTFDDSLKDFYTNAFPLLQKYQMKATNNVITGFVQAGREDMLTLDEIKEMKEKGMSFEDHTVNHPDLSTATVAQQNLELADSKAFLDDNLSQKTTTVAYPSGRYSDATLQIAESLGYKMGLTTNHGLASLADGLLSLNRVRVNPTTTAEDLLNEIATN comes from the coding sequence ATGACAGATAAACACATTGGAAGACGCATGCAAAGACATAAAGCTAAGAAAAAGGCATTCCTTTTTTCTATTATCAATCTTTTCTTGCTCCTTGCCCTAATCGTGGGAGGAATTTATCTTTGGAAGACTCAGTTCTCTCCTAGCAAACAATCCTCTTCAGGCAACCAGACGGTGCAATCCAGCTCCAAGTCTGACACTAGTGCGACAAATGAAGAAACTTCAAAAATAAAGTGGGTAAAACAAGACGAACCTGTTAAAATCCCAATTTTGATGTACCATGCGATCCATGTAATGGATCCCTCTGAGGCAGCCAATGCTGGTTTGATTGTAGATCCAACCACTTTTGAAAGCCATTTGCAGGCTCTCAAAGAAGCTGGTTACTATACGTTAACCCCAGACGAAGCTTACAAAGCTTTGACAGAGAATGTCCTACCTAAAAATAAAAAAGTGGTCTGGCTAACCTTTGATGACAGTTTGAAAGACTTTTACACCAATGCCTTCCCGCTACTGCAAAAGTACCAAATGAAGGCTACCAATAATGTCATCACTGGCTTTGTCCAAGCTGGCCGTGAAGATATGCTGACGCTGGATGAGATAAAGGAAATGAAGGAAAAGGGTATGTCCTTTGAAGACCACACTGTCAACCACCCTGATCTTTCAACTGCTACTGTTGCTCAACAAAACCTTGAACTAGCTGATTCTAAAGCCTTTTTAGATGACAATCTATCACAGAAGACGACAACTGTTGCCTACCCATCTGGTCGTTATAGTGATGCGACCTTGCAGATTGCTGAAAGTTTGGGCTACAAGATGGGATTGACGACCAACCACGGTCTTGCTTCACTTGCAGACGGCTTGCTCTCACTCAATCGTGTTCGCGTTAACCCAACTACTACTGCAGAAGATTTATTAAACGAAATCGCAACGAATTAA
- a CDS encoding homoserine dehydrogenase, whose amino-acid sequence MSIKIALLGFGTVASGVPFLLKENGEKIVQAAHSEIEVAKVLVKDDAEKERLLVAGNDYNFVTNVDEILNDSEIAIVVELMGRIEPAKTFITRALEAGKHVVTANKDLLAVHGSELLGIAQKNGVALYYEAAVAGGIPILRTLVNSLASDKITRVLGVVNGTSNFMMTKMVEEGWSYEDALSEAQRLGFAESDPTNDVDGIDAAYKMVILSQFAFGMNIKFEDVGHQGIRNITPEDVAVAQDLGYVVKLVGSIEETPSGIAAEVTPTFLPKAHPLASVNGVMNAVFVESIGIGESMYYGPGAGQKPTATSVVADIVRIVRRLNEGTIGKAFNEFSRELVLAKPEDVKSSYYFSILAPDAKGQVLHLAEIFNAEEVSFKQILQEGTDGETARVVIITHAVSKTQLENVVAKLREVPEFELLNTFKVLGE is encoded by the coding sequence ATGTCTATTAAAATTGCTTTACTTGGTTTTGGAACAGTTGCTAGTGGTGTTCCTTTCTTGTTGAAAGAAAATGGAGAAAAGATTGTTCAGGCTGCTCATTCTGAGATTGAAGTTGCTAAAGTTTTGGTCAAGGATGATGCTGAAAAAGAACGTCTTTTGGTAGCTGGAAATGACTACAACTTTGTGACCAATGTGGATGAAATCTTAAATGACAGCGAAATTGCGATCGTAGTGGAGCTGATGGGACGGATCGAACCAGCTAAAACCTTTATTACGCGCGCACTTGAAGCAGGTAAACATGTGGTGACCGCTAACAAAGACTTGCTGGCAGTTCATGGTTCTGAATTGTTAGGCATTGCTCAGAAAAATGGCGTTGCCCTTTACTATGAAGCTGCTGTTGCCGGCGGTATCCCAATTTTGCGCACCTTGGTTAATTCATTGGCATCTGACAAGATTACTCGCGTTTTGGGTGTGGTCAATGGAACATCTAACTTCATGATGACTAAGATGGTAGAAGAAGGTTGGTCTTACGAGGATGCCCTTTCGGAAGCGCAACGTTTAGGATTTGCTGAAAGCGATCCGACTAACGACGTTGATGGAATTGACGCGGCTTATAAAATGGTTATCCTCAGCCAATTTGCTTTCGGTATGAATATCAAGTTCGAAGATGTTGGTCACCAAGGAATTCGCAATATCACGCCAGAAGACGTCGCAGTTGCTCAGGACTTAGGCTATGTGGTGAAATTGGTCGGGTCAATTGAGGAAACACCATCAGGAATCGCTGCGGAAGTAACACCGACTTTCTTGCCAAAAGCGCATCCGCTGGCTAGTGTAAATGGCGTAATGAATGCAGTCTTTGTCGAGTCAATCGGTATTGGAGAATCCATGTACTACGGTCCAGGTGCAGGTCAAAAACCAACTGCGACTAGTGTCGTTGCAGATATCGTCCGCATCGTCCGTCGACTAAATGAAGGCACGATTGGCAAAGCCTTCAATGAATTTAGTCGCGAACTTGTTTTAGCTAAGCCTGAAGATGTCAAGAGCAGCTATTATTTCTCTATCTTGGCTCCAGATGCCAAAGGTCAAGTCTTGCATTTGGCTGAAATCTTCAATGCTGAAGAAGTTTCCTTCAAGCAAATTCTGCAAGAAGGTACGGATGGTGAAACAGCTCGTGTAGTCATCATCACGCATGCTGTCAGCAAGACTCAGCTAGAAAATGTCGTTGCCAAGCTCCGTGAGGTACCAGAGTTCGAATTGCTCAATACCTTTAAAGTATTAGGAGAATAA
- the thrB gene encoding homoserine kinase — MKIIVPATSANIGPGFDSVGVAVSKYLEIEVLEESEEWVIEHDLNPRIPTDKRNLLIKIALQLAPDLQPHRLKMTSDVPLARGLGSSSSVIVAGIELANQLANLNLSDHEKLKIATKIEGHPDNVAPAIYGNLVVASSFQNQVSAVVSDFPEASFIAFIPNYELRTVESRRVLPNRLSYKEAVAASSVANVAVAALLKGDMKTAGRAIESDRFHERYRQPLIKEFSDIKFLARKQGAFATYISGAGPTVMVLAPKDKAEQIYQQIKEQGFDGEVFQLQVDTQGVRVEK, encoded by the coding sequence ATGAAAATTATTGTACCAGCAACCAGTGCCAATATCGGGCCTGGTTTTGACTCAGTTGGTGTTGCAGTCTCCAAATATCTAGAAATCGAAGTCTTGGAAGAAAGTGAGGAGTGGGTTATTGAGCATGACCTCAATCCTCGAATTCCAACTGATAAACGAAATTTACTAATCAAGATTGCCCTGCAATTAGCACCAGACCTTCAGCCTCATCGCTTAAAAATGACTAGCGACGTTCCTTTGGCGCGTGGGCTTGGCTCTTCTAGCTCCGTTATCGTGGCTGGGATTGAACTGGCAAATCAGTTGGCAAATCTGAACTTATCAGATCATGAAAAGCTAAAAATTGCGACAAAAATCGAAGGCCATCCTGACAATGTGGCACCAGCAATTTATGGGAATCTAGTGGTAGCAAGCTCTTTCCAAAATCAAGTTTCAGCTGTTGTGTCAGATTTTCCAGAGGCTAGCTTCATTGCTTTCATTCCCAATTATGAGTTGAGAACAGTTGAAAGCCGCCGTGTCTTGCCTAATCGCCTTTCATACAAGGAAGCTGTTGCTGCAAGCTCCGTGGCCAATGTCGCTGTTGCCGCGCTCTTAAAGGGCGATATGAAAACAGCTGGTCGTGCTATCGAATCTGATCGTTTCCATGAGAGATATCGTCAGCCGCTTATCAAAGAATTTTCTGATATTAAATTCTTAGCCAGAAAACAGGGCGCTTTTGCGACTTACATCTCTGGAGCTGGGCCGACTGTTATGGTTTTGGCTCCGAAAGACAAGGCTGAGCAGATTTATCAGCAAATCAAGGAACAAGGTTTTGATGGGGAAGTCTTCCAGTTGCAAGTCGATACTCAGGGTGTAAGAGTAGAAAAATAA
- the murB gene encoding UDP-N-acetylmuramate dehydrogenase, with protein MHNLDKYSAELEGIDIRFNEPLSQYTYTKVGGAADFLVFPRNRYELARIVKLANREHIPWLVLGNSSNIIVRDGGIRGFVIMFDKLNNVAVDGYTIEAEAGANLTQTTRIALHHSLTGFEFACGIPGSIGGAVFMNAGAYGGEIGHVLVSCKVLTPEGEIKTLDARDMRFGYRHSLIQETGDIVISAKFGLAPGVHQNIRQEMERLTYLRELKQPLEYPSCGSVFKRPLGHFAGQLISEADLKGYRIGGIEVSEKHAGFMINVDHGTASDYEKLIAHVIKTVKEHSGVTLEREVRIIGEAEESDMQLSKSLG; from the coding sequence ATGCATAACCTAGATAAATATTCTGCGGAATTAGAAGGAATCGACATCCGTTTCAATGAACCTTTGAGTCAATACACTTACACAAAGGTGGGCGGAGCTGCCGATTTCTTAGTTTTTCCACGCAACCGTTACGAGTTGGCGCGGATTGTCAAATTGGCCAATCGTGAACATATTCCTTGGTTGGTGCTTGGAAATTCAAGTAATATTATCGTTCGAGATGGCGGTATTCGAGGCTTTGTCATCATGTTTGATAAGCTAAATAATGTAGCAGTAGATGGCTATACAATTGAGGCAGAGGCCGGTGCAAACCTGACTCAGACCACTCGTATTGCCCTGCATCATAGTTTGACTGGTTTTGAATTTGCTTGTGGCATCCCGGGTAGTATCGGCGGTGCAGTCTTTATGAATGCTGGCGCTTATGGCGGTGAAATCGGTCATGTGCTCGTTTCCTGCAAGGTCTTGACACCTGAAGGCGAAATTAAGACCTTGGATGCGCGTGATATGCGCTTTGGCTATCGTCATTCACTTATTCAAGAAACTGGCGACATTGTGATTTCAGCTAAGTTTGGTCTGGCACCAGGTGTCCACCAAAACATTCGTCAGGAAATGGAACGGCTGACCTATCTGCGTGAACTCAAGCAGCCTTTGGAATACCCATCATGCGGGTCGGTCTTTAAGCGTCCTCTGGGACATTTTGCTGGCCAGCTAATCAGTGAGGCCGATCTAAAAGGCTACCGAATCGGCGGTATAGAGGTTTCAGAAAAGCATGCTGGTTTCATGATTAACGTTGATCATGGTACAGCTAGCGATTATGAAAAGCTGATTGCTCATGTCATTAAAACTGTAAAAGAGCATTCAGGTGTCACTCTGGAAAGAGAAGTTAGAATTATTGGAGAAGCAGAAGAGTCCGATATGCAATTGTCCAAGTCTTTGGGATAG
- a CDS encoding ABC transporter ATP-binding protein, with the protein MKKPIIEFKNVSKVFEDSNTVVLKDINFELEEGKFYTLLGASGSGKSTILNIIAGLLDATTGDIFLDGVRINDIPTNKRDVHTVFQSYALFPHMNVFENVAFPLRLRKVDKNEIEERVTEVLKMVQLEGYERRSIRKLSGGQRQRVAIARAIINRPRVVLLDEPLSALDLKLRTDMQYELRELQQRLGITFVFVTHDQEEALAMSDWIFVMNEGEIVQSGTPVDIYDEPINHFVATFIGESNILPGKMIEDYLVEFNGKRFEAVDGGMRPNESVEVVIRPEDLRITLPEEGKLQVKVDTQLFRGVHYEIIAYDELGNEWMIHSTRKAIVGEEIGLDFEPEDIHIMRLNETEEEFDARIEEYVEIEEQEAGLINAIEEERDEENNL; encoded by the coding sequence TTGAAAAAACCAATTATTGAGTTCAAAAACGTTTCGAAGGTTTTTGAAGACAGTAACACCGTCGTTCTCAAAGATATCAACTTTGAATTAGAAGAAGGAAAATTTTATACGCTTCTAGGGGCTTCTGGCTCTGGGAAGTCAACCATCCTCAATATTATCGCAGGACTTTTGGATGCGACTACGGGAGACATCTTTTTGGATGGTGTCCGCATCAATGACATTCCTACCAATAAGCGGGATGTTCACACAGTATTTCAGTCCTATGCCCTTTTCCCGCATATGAATGTTTTTGAGAATGTGGCCTTTCCTTTGCGTTTGCGGAAGGTAGACAAAAATGAAATTGAAGAACGGGTTACTGAAGTTCTGAAAATGGTTCAGCTGGAAGGATATGAACGTCGCTCTATTCGAAAACTCTCAGGCGGTCAACGCCAGCGGGTAGCCATTGCCCGTGCTATCATCAATCGGCCACGTGTTGTCCTACTAGATGAGCCACTTTCTGCGCTGGATTTGAAGTTGCGGACGGATATGCAATATGAGCTCCGTGAACTCCAACAGCGCCTTGGGATCACTTTTGTCTTTGTCACCCACGACCAGGAAGAAGCCCTAGCTATGAGTGACTGGATTTTTGTCATGAATGAAGGGGAGATTGTCCAGTCAGGAACGCCAGTGGATATCTATGATGAGCCGATTAACCACTTTGTTGCAACCTTTATCGGAGAATCGAATATCCTGCCAGGGAAGATGATCGAAGACTACTTGGTCGAGTTCAATGGCAAGCGCTTTGAAGCGGTTGACGGAGGTATGCGACCAAACGAATCCGTTGAAGTGGTGATTCGTCCAGAGGATTTGCGCATTACCCTGCCTGAAGAAGGGAAATTACAGGTAAAAGTAGATACTCAGCTTTTCCGCGGGGTTCATTATGAAATTATCGCCTACGATGAGCTTGGCAATGAATGGATGATTCACTCAACCCGCAAGGCCATCGTCGGAGAAGAAATCGGTCTGGACTTTGAGCCAGAGGATATCCATATCATGCGCCTCAATGAAACCGAAGAAGAATTCGATGCTCGGATTGAAGAATACGTAGAAATCGAAGAGCAAGAAGCAGGGCTGATCAATGCCATTGAGGAGGAAAGAGATGAAGAAAACAACCTCTAA
- a CDS encoding ABC transporter permease → MKKTTSNLFMLPYFLWILLFVLAPVIMIVWKSFFNIEGQFTLENYRIYFTSQNLTYLKMSFNSVFYAGIITLATLLISYPTAYFLTQLKHRQLWLMLIVLPTWINLLLKAYAFIGIFGQNGSVNEFLTFIGIGPKQILFTDFSFIFVASYIELPFMILPIFNVLDDLDPNLINASYDLGANRWQTFRNVVFPLSMNGVRSGVQSVFIPSLSLFMLTRLIGGNRVITLGTAIEQHFLTTQNWGMGSTIGVVLIIAMLFTMWATKERRER, encoded by the coding sequence ATGAAGAAAACAACCTCTAACCTTTTTATGCTTCCATATTTTCTTTGGATTCTGCTTTTTGTCCTAGCTCCAGTGATAATGATTGTCTGGAAATCATTCTTTAATATCGAAGGTCAGTTCACGCTGGAAAACTATCGGATTTATTTCACATCGCAGAATCTGACCTATCTGAAAATGAGCTTTAATTCGGTATTTTACGCAGGGATCATCACCTTGGCGACCTTGCTCATTTCTTATCCGACTGCTTATTTTTTGACCCAGCTTAAGCATCGCCAGCTCTGGCTCATGCTGATTGTCCTGCCAACTTGGATCAATCTTTTGCTTAAGGCCTATGCCTTTATCGGTATTTTTGGGCAAAACGGCTCGGTAAATGAATTTCTGACCTTTATCGGTATCGGTCCCAAGCAGATTCTTTTCACTGACTTTTCTTTTATCTTTGTTGCCAGCTACATTGAGCTGCCCTTTATGATTCTGCCTATTTTCAACGTCTTGGATGATTTGGATCCCAACCTCATCAATGCCAGCTATGACCTAGGTGCCAATCGTTGGCAGACTTTCCGCAATGTGGTCTTTCCGCTTTCAATGAATGGCGTGAGAAGTGGCGTGCAGTCCGTCTTTATTCCTAGTCTCAGTCTCTTCATGCTGACGCGTTTGATCGGTGGGAACCGTGTTATTACGCTGGGAACAGCCATTGAACAGCATTTCTTGACAACGCAAAACTGGGGAATGGGCTCAACCATCGGAGTGGTTCTGATTATTGCCATGCTCTTCACCATGTGGGCAACCAAGGAAAGGAGAGAACGATGA
- a CDS encoding ABC transporter substrate-binding protein produces the protein MKKLYSFLAGILAIILILWGISYRIESKANSKGSDKLVVYNWGDYIDPDLLTEFTKETGVQVQYDTFDSNEAMYTKIKQGGTTYDIAIPSEYMIAKMMKENLVEKLDHSQIKGLENIGSDFLDQPFDPGNQYSIPYFWGTLGIVYNTKMVEHAPEHWNDLWKPEYRNSIMMIDGAREVMGIGLNSNGHSLNSKDADQLQEAVDKLYTLTPNIKAIVADEMKGYMIQNNAAIGVTFSGEARQMLEANEDLRYVVPTEASNLWFDNIVIPKTVKNKKAAYQFINFMLRPENAYKNALYVGYSTPNLPAKAMLPEEVQEDEAFYPTEETMKHLEVYQQLGPKWLGTYNDLYLQVKMYRK, from the coding sequence ATGAAAAAACTCTATTCGTTTTTAGCAGGGATTCTTGCGATTATCCTGATCTTGTGGGGAATTAGCTATCGGATTGAGAGTAAAGCCAACAGCAAGGGCAGTGATAAATTGGTTGTCTATAACTGGGGAGATTACATCGATCCAGACTTGCTGACTGAGTTTACCAAGGAAACAGGTGTTCAGGTCCAGTACGATACTTTCGACTCCAACGAAGCCATGTACACGAAAATCAAGCAAGGTGGTACAACCTACGATATCGCTATCCCAAGTGAGTACATGATTGCCAAAATGATGAAGGAAAACTTGGTGGAGAAATTGGATCATAGCCAGATCAAAGGCTTGGAAAATATTGGTTCAGACTTTTTGGATCAGCCATTTGATCCAGGAAATCAGTATTCCATTCCTTATTTCTGGGGAACGCTGGGCATTGTTTACAATACTAAAATGGTCGAGCACGCGCCTGAGCACTGGAACGATCTCTGGAAGCCAGAATACAGAAACTCTATCATGATGATTGACGGAGCCCGCGAAGTCATGGGGATTGGTCTGAACTCGAATGGTCATAGCCTTAACTCCAAAGATGCTGACCAGCTGCAGGAGGCTGTCGATAAGCTTTATACTCTGACGCCCAATATCAAAGCCATCGTCGCTGATGAGATGAAAGGCTACATGATTCAGAATAACGCGGCTATTGGCGTGACCTTCTCTGGCGAAGCTCGCCAAATGCTGGAAGCTAACGAAGATTTGCGCTATGTTGTTCCGACAGAAGCTAGCAACCTTTGGTTTGATAATATCGTCATTCCTAAAACCGTAAAAAATAAAAAAGCTGCCTATCAGTTTATCAATTTCATGCTGAGACCAGAAAATGCTTATAAAAATGCTCTTTATGTTGGCTACTCAACACCAAATCTTCCTGCCAAGGCCATGCTGCCAGAAGAAGTACAGGAAGACGAGGCTTTCTATCCAACCGAAGAAACCATGAAGCATCTGGAAGTCTATCAGCAATTAGGACCGAAATGGCTCGGAACATACAATGACCTCTATCTTCAAGTCAAAATGTATCGCAAGTAG
- a CDS encoding IS1182 family transposase has product MFHKEKTDYNRKQYGFYTIDELVPQDHFLRQVDSKVDFDFIYDLIEDTYSPDNGRPSLDPVMLVKIPLIKCFYGIRSMRQTIKEIEVNVAYRWFLGLTLDDKVPHFTPYGKNYSRRFQDKELISEIFSQVLNQALYAGLIDPSEIFVDGTHIKAAANSHKYRKEMVDQQAKFMSEQLEVEIDLDRKKHAKKSLKPAKESEAKEKKISTTDPECGWFHKGEHKEVFAYSAQVACDKHGWALAYTVEAGNIHDSQAFPALFSKLEPFSPRYIIADSGYKTPAIAHYLLERNIIPVFPYTRPKGVKGNLRPSDFVYDASHDSYVCPENQVLNYRTTTREGYREYKSNPKVCVDCPLLSVCTQSKNFQKVVTRHVWKDNLEFCEEIRHQREMKELYKKRKETIERLFGTAKEYHNLRYTREKGKSKMEDKVGLTLACLNIKKLVKWVANIPFYFVLNPTFGWNCR; this is encoded by the coding sequence ATGTTTCACAAAGAAAAAACTGATTATAATCGTAAGCAATATGGCTTCTATACAATAGATGAATTGGTCCCACAAGATCACTTTCTTCGCCAAGTAGATTCAAAGGTTGATTTTGACTTTATCTATGACTTGATAGAAGACACCTATAGTCCAGATAATGGTCGTCCTAGTCTTGATCCCGTCATGTTAGTCAAAATTCCTTTGATAAAATGTTTTTATGGCATTCGTTCCATGCGCCAAACCATTAAAGAGATTGAAGTAAACGTGGCCTATCGTTGGTTTCTTGGTCTGACTTTAGATGATAAGGTTCCTCATTTTACTCCCTATGGGAAGAATTACAGTCGTCGTTTTCAAGATAAAGAACTGATTTCTGAGATTTTTTCCCAAGTTCTCAACCAAGCTTTGTATGCAGGTTTAATTGATCCTTCTGAAATATTTGTGGATGGTACCCATATCAAAGCGGCAGCTAATAGTCACAAGTATCGTAAGGAAATGGTAGACCAACAAGCTAAATTTATGAGTGAACAATTGGAAGTTGAGATTGATTTAGATAGGAAAAAACACGCAAAAAAGTCCTTAAAGCCCGCAAAAGAAAGTGAGGCTAAGGAAAAGAAAATTTCAACGACAGATCCCGAATGTGGTTGGTTTCACAAGGGTGAACACAAGGAAGTATTTGCCTATTCTGCCCAAGTTGCATGCGATAAGCATGGTTGGGCCTTAGCTTATACGGTTGAAGCGGGAAATATTCATGATAGTCAGGCTTTCCCTGCCTTATTTTCAAAGTTAGAGCCTTTCTCCCCACGCTATATTATTGCGGATTCAGGCTACAAGACTCCAGCCATTGCCCATTATTTATTAGAACGTAACATCATCCCTGTCTTCCCTTATACTCGTCCAAAGGGAGTAAAGGGGAACTTAAGACCTAGTGATTTTGTTTATGATGCAAGTCATGACTCTTATGTCTGTCCAGAGAATCAAGTATTAAACTATCGCACTACCACTCGAGAAGGTTACCGTGAGTATAAGAGTAATCCCAAAGTATGTGTTGACTGTCCTTTATTATCCGTTTGTACCCAAAGCAAGAATTTTCAAAAAGTAGTAACGAGACATGTCTGGAAAGATAACCTTGAATTTTGTGAGGAGATTCGTCATCAAAGAGAAATGAAAGAACTCTATAAGAAGCGCAAAGAAACAATTGAACGACTCTTTGGGACTGCTAAGGAATATCATAACTTGAGATACACTAGAGAGAAAGGAAAGTCCAAAATGGAAGATAAGGTTGGGCTTACTTTGGCATGTTTAAATATCAAAAAACTAGTGAAATGGGTAGCGAATATCCCTTTTTATTTTGTTCTAAATCCGACCTTTGGATGGAATTGTAGATGA